In one Nicotiana tomentosiformis chromosome 6, ASM39032v3, whole genome shotgun sequence genomic region, the following are encoded:
- the LOC138893666 gene encoding uncharacterized protein codes for MEQYLHVIRVQDEKEKVTLTSMYLSEDAKLWCCTRVAGDESLGRPKIESWERLKKELKNQFLPRNTSWIARDKLKKLKHTGSVRAYVKEFTSLMLSISNISEEDKLHNFMSGLQ; via the coding sequence ATGGAGCAGTACTTGCATGTTATTCGTGTGCAAGATGAGAAGGAGAAAGTAACCTTGACTAGCATGTATTTGAGTGAAGATGCTAAGTTATGGTGTTGCACTCGTGTGGCTGGCGATGAGAGTTTGGGCAGACCAAAGATTGAGTCATGGGAGCGGCTTAAAAAGGAGTTAAAGAATCAATTCCTTCCTAGAAATACGTCTTGGATTGCTAGGGACAAACTGAAAAAGTTAAAACACACCGGATCAGTGAGAGCATATGTCAAAGAATTTACCTCTTTGATGCTAAGTATAAGCAATATATCCGAAGAAGACAAATTGCACAACTTCATGAGCGGCCTCCAATAG